The Candidatus Schekmanbacteria bacterium RIFCSPLOWO2_02_FULL_38_14 genome includes a region encoding these proteins:
- a CDS encoding acetylglutamate kinase: MEKFIEKANTLIEAIPYIRNFYGKTFVIKYGGNAMIDEDLKENFALDIILLKFIGINPVIVHGGGPQIGSFLKKIGKDTKFFEGYRITDDETMDVVEMVLGGIINKSIVALINKHGGKAIGLTGKDGNFIKATKMVMKKKKPDKNNTELIDLGRVGEIEEIDPTVIDAIDKSFIPVIAPIGVDCHGSSLNINADLVAGAIAWALKAEKLVLLTDVKGIMDRKNKLIRTLTEKQVKKLIKDGVIKGGMLPKLRCCLEALDQGVSKVHMVDGRVKHALLLEIFTNKGVGTEIVK; encoded by the coding sequence ATGGAAAAATTTATTGAAAAGGCAAATACCCTGATAGAGGCGATTCCTTATATAAGGAATTTCTACGGGAAGACATTCGTGATTAAGTATGGCGGAAATGCCATGATTGATGAGGACCTGAAGGAAAACTTTGCCCTTGATATAATACTTTTAAAATTCATTGGAATTAATCCTGTCATTGTTCATGGCGGTGGTCCGCAGATAGGAAGTTTTTTGAAAAAAATCGGCAAGGATACGAAATTTTTTGAAGGCTACAGGATAACGGATGATGAAACAATGGATGTTGTTGAGATGGTTCTTGGCGGGATAATAAACAAGAGCATTGTAGCGCTGATTAATAAACACGGAGGAAAGGCAATAGGGCTTACAGGGAAGGATGGAAATTTTATCAAGGCAACCAAGATGGTGATGAAGAAGAAAAAACCTGATAAAAACAACACGGAGCTAATTGACCTTGGCAGGGTTGGAGAGATAGAAGAAATTGACCCGACAGTCATTGATGCCATTGACAAGAGTTTTATTCCTGTAATCGCTCCAATAGGAGTTGATTGCCACGGGAGCTCACTTAATATCAATGCAGACCTTGTTGCAGGAGCAATTGCATGGGCTTTAAAGGCTGAAAAGCTTGTTCTGCTGACAGATGTCAAAGGAATTATGGACAGGAAAAACAAGTTAATCAGGACGCTGACTGAAAAACAGGTGAAAAAGCTCATAAAAGATGGAGTCATCAAGGGTGGAATGCTTCCAAAGCTAAGGTGCTGTCTTGAAGCGCTTGACCAGGGTGTTTCCAAGGTACATATGGTTGACGGCCGCGTAAAACACGCCCTTCTCCTTGAAATTTTTACTAACAAAGGGGTAGGAACAGAGATAGTAAAATAA